One segment of Pontibacter akesuensis DNA contains the following:
- the obgE gene encoding GTPase ObgE has product MASNNFIDYVKVCSRSGHGGAGSAHLHRDKKTAKGGPDGGDGGRGGHVILKGNAQLWTLLHLQYRKHVIAENGLNGGSSHSSGAQGNDEVLEVPLGTIARNAETGEVMCEITEDGQEIILTPGGRGGLGNAHFKSPTNQTPRYAQPGEEGIEEWVILELKLLADVGLVGFPNAGKSTLLSVVSAAKPKIANYAFTTLTPNLGVVAYRDYKSFVMADIPGIIEGASEGKGLGIRFLRHIERNSILLFMISCESPDIVEEYKVLLNELKTFNPELLDKKRLLAITKSDMLDEELEKEMRGTLPEDLPTVFISSITGKNLTQLKDMIWNALNS; this is encoded by the coding sequence TTGGCATCAAACAACTTTATAGATTACGTTAAGGTATGCTCGCGCTCCGGGCATGGTGGCGCCGGGTCGGCACACCTGCACCGGGATAAGAAAACGGCGAAAGGCGGCCCTGACGGCGGTGACGGCGGCCGGGGCGGGCATGTCATACTCAAAGGCAACGCCCAACTCTGGACACTGCTGCACCTGCAGTACCGCAAGCATGTGATTGCCGAAAATGGCCTGAACGGCGGCTCCTCCCACTCATCGGGTGCACAGGGCAACGATGAGGTGCTGGAAGTACCCCTCGGTACGATTGCCCGCAATGCCGAAACAGGCGAGGTGATGTGCGAGATTACTGAAGACGGGCAGGAAATTATCCTTACGCCCGGCGGCCGGGGCGGCCTGGGCAACGCCCACTTTAAATCCCCTACTAACCAGACGCCCCGCTACGCCCAACCAGGCGAGGAAGGCATAGAGGAGTGGGTGATTCTGGAGCTGAAGCTATTGGCTGATGTAGGCCTGGTGGGCTTCCCGAATGCCGGTAAATCCACGCTGCTTTCAGTAGTGTCGGCGGCGAAACCCAAAATAGCGAACTACGCTTTCACCACCCTGACGCCTAACCTGGGTGTGGTTGCTTACCGTGATTATAAATCCTTTGTGATGGCCGATATTCCGGGTATCATCGAAGGCGCATCGGAGGGAAAGGGCCTTGGCATTCGCTTCCTGCGCCACATTGAGCGAAACTCTATCCTGCTGTTCATGATCTCGTGCGAGAGCCCGGACATTGTGGAGGAATACAAGGTGCTGCTGAACGAGCTTAAAACGTTTAACCCTGAGCTGCTCGACAAGAAACGCCTCCTGGCCATCACCAAGTCCGATATGCTGGACGAGGAACTGGAAAAGGAGATGCGCGGCACCCTGCCAGAGGACCTGCCGACGGTATTTATCTCCAGCATCACCGGGAAAAACCTGACGCAACTAAAAGACATGATTTGGAACGCGCTTAACAGCTAG
- a CDS encoding adenylate kinase yields MLNIVLFGPPGAGKGTQSQKLIDKYSLIHLSTGDLLRSEIAAGTTLGLEAKKLMDNGLLVPDEVVIGMIENKVKEHPHATGFIFDGFPRTVPQAQGLDKLLHDNNTEISCMIALRVDDEELTSRLLLRGKTSGRPDDQNEELIRKRVQEYNTKTAPVADYYAGQGKFYAVDGIGEIEDIFSTLCQHIDALKEKQKESR; encoded by the coding sequence ATGCTTAACATCGTTTTGTTTGGCCCTCCAGGTGCTGGTAAAGGTACCCAAAGTCAAAAACTGATTGATAAATACAGTCTGATTCACCTTTCAACCGGTGATCTGCTTCGCTCTGAAATTGCCGCCGGCACCACCCTTGGGCTGGAAGCGAAGAAGCTGATGGACAACGGCCTGCTGGTACCTGACGAAGTGGTGATAGGCATGATCGAAAACAAAGTGAAGGAGCACCCGCACGCAACGGGCTTTATCTTCGATGGCTTTCCGCGCACCGTGCCACAGGCGCAGGGCCTGGACAAGCTGCTGCACGACAACAACACTGAGATTTCCTGTATGATCGCGCTGCGCGTGGACGATGAGGAGCTTACCTCGCGCCTGTTGCTGCGCGGCAAAACCTCCGGCCGCCCCGACGACCAGAACGAGGAGCTGATTCGCAAGCGCGTGCAGGAGTATAACACCAAAACAGCGCCGGTGGCTGATTATTACGCAGGGCAGGGGAAATTCTACGCTGTGGATGGCATCGGAGAGATTGAAGATATTTTCAGCACGCTGTGCCAGCACATCGACGCGCTGAAAGAAAAGCAAAAAGAGAGTAGATAG
- the hpt gene encoding hypoxanthine phosphoribosyltransferase: protein MNPRTIKLHDCEFNTYMYEEEIIARITMLAEQIDRDYAGKQPLFLAVLNGSFMFASDLLKRVTIPCEISFIRLSSYQDMQSTGHVKEVLGLKEDVAHRHVIVLEDIVDTGHTVNNLLQQLKERKPASVETATLLMKPDCLQHPLEVKYVAQTIPNDFVVGYGLDYNGLGRNLRDIYKIVS, encoded by the coding sequence ATGAATCCGCGCACCATCAAACTACACGATTGCGAGTTTAATACCTACATGTATGAAGAGGAAATTATAGCGCGCATTACCATGCTGGCCGAGCAGATAGACCGCGACTATGCCGGCAAGCAGCCGCTGTTCCTGGCCGTGCTGAACGGCTCATTCATGTTCGCCTCCGATTTGCTGAAGCGCGTGACCATCCCTTGCGAAATATCTTTTATCCGCCTCTCGAGCTATCAGGACATGCAGAGTACGGGCCACGTGAAGGAGGTGCTGGGTTTGAAAGAGGACGTGGCGCACCGCCACGTAATCGTGCTGGAGGATATTGTGGACACCGGCCATACGGTGAACAACCTGCTGCAGCAGCTAAAGGAGCGCAAGCCGGCATCGGTGGAGACGGCTACTTTACTCATGAAGCCTGACTGCCTGCAGCACCCGCTGGAGGTGAAGTATGTGGCGCAAACCATCCCCAACGACTTTGTGGTTGGCTATGGTCTGGACTACAACGGCCTTGGCCGCAACCTGCGCGACATTTATAAGATCGTGTCGTAA
- a CDS encoding sodium-translocating pyrophosphatase: MEPILYAIPGFGLAALVYTFIRAGWVTKQPSGNERMSTIARYIADGAMAFLKAEYKVMLYFVIIASLFLGYLGYTGEKSHPLIVGAFIIGAVLSALAGFIGMRIATKANVRTAEAAKTSLPKALAVSFAGGSVMGMGVAGLAVLGLGSLFIVFYFLFVQRTGAPANGVEMEIALEVLMGFSLGAESIALFARVGGGIYTKAADVGADLVGKVEAGIPEDDPRNPATIADNVGDNVGDVAGMGADLFGSYVATILATMVLGREVVVQDNFGGLSPIILPMLIAGLGIVFSLIGMLFVRVSEGGDVQAALNRGNWISVILTAIGSYFAIKWLLPDNLNLRNFDFTSTGVFMAVMVGLVVGALMSIITEYYTAMGKKPVNSIVQQSSTGHATNIIAGLAVGMHSTVLPIIVLAAGIVLSYSAAGLYGVAIAAAGMMATTAMQLAIDAFGPIADNAGGIAEMSELPKEVRERTDILDAVGNTTAATGKGFAIASAALTSLALFAAFVGIAGIESIDLYKAPVLAGLFIGAMIPFIFSALCISAVGRAAMSMVQEVRRQFREIPGIMEGTGKPEYEKCVAISTEAAIREMMLPGAIALLVPIIIGFGLKGVLPDTSSAEVLGGVLAGVTVSGVLMAMFQSNAGGAWDNAKKSFEKGVMINGVMEYKGSEPHKASVTGDTVGDPFKDTSGPSMNILIKLMSIVSLVIAPHIALEQEPAIPEAPVQLEQINKVEHQAAPSTASITTEKTVMISAVNAAA; encoded by the coding sequence ATGGAACCTATTCTCTACGCAATTCCAGGATTTGGACTGGCCGCACTTGTTTACACGTTTATCAGGGCGGGCTGGGTCACGAAACAGCCATCCGGCAACGAACGCATGAGCACCATTGCCCGCTACATTGCCGACGGCGCCATGGCCTTTTTGAAGGCGGAATATAAGGTGATGCTTTACTTTGTGATCATCGCGTCTCTGTTTCTGGGTTACCTGGGCTATACCGGTGAGAAATCACATCCCCTGATTGTCGGCGCCTTCATTATTGGGGCGGTGCTCTCGGCCTTGGCCGGCTTTATTGGCATGCGCATCGCGACTAAAGCGAACGTGCGGACGGCAGAAGCCGCGAAAACCAGCCTGCCGAAGGCGCTGGCTGTTTCCTTTGCCGGTGGTAGCGTAATGGGAATGGGTGTGGCTGGCTTGGCCGTTTTGGGGCTTGGCTCGCTGTTTATTGTGTTTTATTTCCTGTTTGTGCAGCGCACAGGTGCCCCAGCCAACGGCGTAGAAATGGAAATTGCGCTGGAGGTGCTCATGGGGTTCTCTCTTGGCGCTGAAAGTATTGCCCTGTTTGCCCGGGTGGGCGGCGGTATCTATACCAAGGCTGCCGATGTAGGCGCCGACCTGGTAGGCAAGGTAGAGGCAGGTATCCCTGAGGATGACCCGCGCAACCCGGCCACTATTGCCGATAACGTAGGCGACAACGTGGGCGACGTGGCCGGTATGGGCGCCGACCTTTTCGGCTCCTATGTGGCCACCATACTTGCAACCATGGTACTGGGCCGTGAGGTAGTGGTGCAGGATAACTTCGGCGGTTTGTCCCCGATCATACTTCCGATGCTGATTGCGGGCCTGGGTATTGTTTTTTCCCTTATCGGGATGCTGTTTGTGCGGGTGAGCGAAGGCGGCGATGTGCAGGCGGCCCTCAACAGGGGCAACTGGATATCGGTTATACTTACAGCCATTGGCTCCTACTTCGCCATCAAGTGGCTGCTACCCGATAACCTGAACCTGCGTAATTTCGACTTCACTTCAACGGGTGTGTTTATGGCCGTGATGGTAGGCCTGGTAGTGGGAGCCCTGATGAGCATTATCACTGAATACTACACCGCCATGGGCAAGAAGCCCGTGAATTCCATCGTGCAGCAATCGTCCACAGGCCACGCTACAAACATCATTGCCGGTTTGGCGGTAGGCATGCACTCCACCGTGTTGCCGATTATTGTGCTGGCGGCTGGCATTGTGCTGTCTTACTCTGCGGCTGGCTTGTACGGCGTGGCCATTGCGGCAGCGGGTATGATGGCCACTACAGCCATGCAACTGGCCATCGACGCATTCGGTCCGATTGCCGACAACGCCGGTGGTATTGCCGAAATGAGCGAGTTGCCGAAAGAAGTACGTGAGCGCACTGATATTCTGGATGCCGTTGGAAACACCACTGCTGCCACGGGTAAAGGCTTTGCCATTGCCTCTGCCGCCCTTACGTCACTTGCCCTGTTTGCCGCATTTGTGGGCATTGCCGGTATCGAAAGTATAGATTTGTACAAAGCGCCCGTTCTCGCCGGTTTGTTTATCGGTGCCATGATACCGTTCATCTTCTCTGCCCTCTGTATTTCGGCGGTAGGCCGGGCGGCCATGTCGATGGTGCAGGAGGTCCGCCGCCAGTTCCGCGAGATTCCAGGCATTATGGAGGGCACGGGCAAACCGGAGTATGAGAAGTGCGTGGCTATCTCCACTGAGGCGGCCATCCGTGAGATGATGCTGCCGGGTGCCATTGCCCTGCTGGTTCCCATCATCATAGGCTTTGGTTTGAAGGGCGTGTTGCCAGATACCTCCTCTGCCGAGGTGCTGGGTGGCGTACTGGCCGGTGTAACCGTGTCGGGTGTGCTGATGGCGATGTTTCAATCAAATGCCGGTGGTGCCTGGGATAACGCCAAGAAATCGTTTGAAAAGGGCGTGATGATCAACGGCGTGATGGAGTACAAAGGCTCTGAGCCGCACAAAGCATCCGTAACCGGCGATACCGTGGGCGACCCGTTCAAAGACACCTCCGGGCCAAGTATGAACATCCTCATCAAGCTCATGTCGATTGTGTCGCTGGTGATTGCGCCGCACATTGCCCTGGAGCAGGAGCCGGCCATCCCTGAGGCACCGGTGCAACTGGAGCAGATCAACAAGGTCGAGCATCAGGCTGCACCATCCACGGCAAGTATAACTACTGAAAAAACGGTTATGATAAGCGCTGTAAACGCAGCAGCATAA
- a CDS encoding M20/M25/M40 family metallo-hydrolase has protein sequence MKLLEQLCKIHAPSGNEQKLSEFLLRYIQEHKGSWKSQPQVLHGEGFQDCILLVFGKPKSAIFAHIDSIGFTVRYGRQLVRIGGPDLENGYTLVGEDAEGPIECTLKYDEEEHDLSYEFEREIARGTELVFKCDFRETEETVQSCYLDNRLGVWSALQVAETLENGIIAFSCWEEHGGGSVAYLARYIYEQYGVSQGLISDITWVTEGVQVGKGVAISLRDSLIPRRAYVQRIIQIAKESGISYQLEVEGSGGSDAKELQHSAYPWDWCFVGAPEDNVHTPNEIVHKKDIESMVALYKVLMEKL, from the coding sequence ATGAAACTTCTTGAGCAGCTGTGTAAAATACACGCCCCGTCAGGCAACGAGCAAAAACTGTCAGAATTCCTGCTACGCTATATTCAGGAGCACAAAGGCAGCTGGAAAAGTCAGCCCCAGGTGCTCCATGGCGAGGGTTTTCAGGACTGCATTCTGCTGGTGTTCGGTAAACCAAAGAGTGCAATTTTTGCCCACATCGACTCCATCGGATTCACGGTGCGCTACGGCAGGCAACTAGTCAGAATCGGAGGTCCGGATTTGGAGAATGGCTACACCTTGGTGGGGGAAGACGCGGAAGGGCCCATCGAGTGCACACTGAAGTATGACGAGGAGGAGCATGACCTATCGTATGAGTTTGAGCGGGAGATAGCGCGCGGCACGGAACTGGTGTTTAAGTGTGATTTTCGGGAAACGGAGGAAACAGTGCAGAGTTGCTACCTCGACAACCGCCTGGGCGTGTGGAGTGCCTTGCAAGTAGCCGAGACGCTGGAAAACGGTATCATTGCCTTCAGCTGCTGGGAAGAGCACGGCGGCGGCTCAGTTGCCTATCTGGCCAGGTATATTTACGAGCAGTACGGCGTGAGCCAGGGCTTGATTTCAGATATTACGTGGGTAACCGAGGGCGTGCAGGTAGGCAAGGGAGTTGCCATTTCGCTGCGCGACAGCCTGATTCCGCGGCGCGCGTACGTACAGCGCATCATCCAGATTGCTAAAGAATCCGGTATATCTTACCAACTGGAGGTAGAGGGATCAGGCGGCAGCGATGCCAAAGAACTGCAGCACAGCGCCTACCCATGGGACTGGTGTTTTGTGGGTGCGCCTGAGGATAATGTGCATACGCCCAACGAGATCGTGCACAAAAAAGACATCGAAAGCATGGTGGCGCTCTACAAAGTGCTGATGGAAAAACTGTAA
- a CDS encoding tetratricopeptide repeat protein, whose amino-acid sequence MKKLLFVLFTLALPCIASAQQHPVSIDTTAMRQVTFNEIEVLPEAARVKGMLLLNKDIQYELEGAVDNMYNFKFERAEKQFKSLRRRYPEHPLPYFLMGLSQWWKILPTNIETLKYDNLFFAYMDTTIQKAEAMYDKDERNVEAAFFLAASYGFTARLHSERSNWRKATVASKHALDFMEKAKAGNGLSPEFLFGEALFNYYSIWIHENYTMLRPVLVFFPDGDKRLGLKQLAYVSNSGFYTGTESKTFLMKIYANEEKRTDEALKVAEDLALKYPDNAYFQRYYARLLFVNGLFSKAERVSLEMLHKLEQDMPGYESVSGRYASYILAYINQHKYRDFEKAKEHYKNAIMYAEMNNERESGYFVSSYLNLARIAKQQKDNAAANKYYAIVLKTSDKKSANYKEAKQFLKANRG is encoded by the coding sequence ATGAAGAAACTACTCTTTGTGCTCTTCACCCTTGCACTCCCCTGCATTGCCTCAGCGCAACAGCACCCCGTGTCCATCGACACGACTGCCATGCGCCAGGTAACCTTCAACGAAATTGAGGTTTTACCAGAGGCTGCACGGGTAAAAGGCATGCTGCTGCTGAACAAAGACATCCAGTATGAGTTGGAGGGGGCGGTAGATAACATGTACAATTTCAAGTTCGAGCGGGCCGAGAAGCAGTTCAAATCCCTGCGCCGCCGCTACCCAGAGCACCCCCTTCCCTACTTCCTGATGGGCCTTAGCCAGTGGTGGAAAATCCTGCCGACAAACATAGAAACCCTCAAGTATGACAACCTCTTCTTTGCCTACATGGACACGACGATCCAGAAAGCGGAGGCCATGTACGATAAGGATGAGCGTAACGTAGAGGCCGCTTTCTTCCTGGCCGCTTCCTATGGGTTTACGGCCCGCCTGCACTCTGAGCGGAGCAACTGGCGCAAAGCCACCGTTGCCAGCAAACACGCCCTTGACTTTATGGAGAAGGCGAAAGCCGGTAATGGGTTAAGCCCGGAGTTCCTGTTCGGCGAGGCGCTGTTTAATTACTACTCCATCTGGATTCATGAGAACTACACGATGCTGCGCCCTGTGTTGGTGTTTTTCCCTGATGGCGACAAGCGCCTTGGCTTAAAGCAACTGGCTTACGTTTCAAACAGTGGATTTTATACAGGAACCGAGTCTAAAACCTTCCTGATGAAGATCTATGCTAATGAGGAAAAGCGCACGGATGAGGCCCTGAAGGTTGCTGAGGATCTTGCGCTGAAGTACCCCGACAATGCATACTTCCAACGTTACTATGCCCGCCTGCTTTTTGTAAACGGGCTTTTCTCCAAGGCAGAGCGTGTGTCTTTGGAGATGCTTCATAAGCTGGAGCAGGACATGCCAGGCTATGAATCCGTAAGTGGCCGGTATGCGTCATACATCCTGGCTTACATCAACCAGCACAAGTACCGCGACTTTGAGAAGGCGAAGGAGCATTACAAAAACGCCATTATGTATGCCGAGATGAATAACGAGCGTGAGTCGGGATATTTTGTGAGCTCCTATCTGAACCTTGCCCGTATTGCCAAACAGCAGAAAGACAATGCCGCCGCCAACAAGTACTATGCTATCGTGCTGAAAACTAGCGATAAGAAATCTGCCAACTATAAAGAGGCCAAGCAGTTCCTGAAAGCAAACCGGGGATAG
- a CDS encoding UDP-glucuronic acid decarboxylase family protein encodes MTQKRILITGGAGFLGSHLCDRFIKEGYHVIAMDNLITGDLKNIEHLFKLEQFEFYHHDVSKFVHVPGHLDYILHFASPASPIDYLKIPIQTLKVGSLGTHNLLGLAKAKQARMLIASTSEVYGDPLVHPQQEDYWGNVNPVGPRGCYDEAKRFQEAITMAYHMHHGLETRIIRIFNTYGPRMRLDDGRVLPAFLSQALRGEPLSIFGDGSQTRSFCYVDDLVEGIYRLLLSDYHLPVNIGNPSEITIREFAEEICRLTGVELKVEYQPLPKDDPQKRQPDISLAREVLGWEPKVDRAEGLKRTLEYFKEAILSPEEQSV; translated from the coding sequence ATGACACAAAAACGCATATTGATCACGGGGGGAGCCGGGTTTCTCGGTTCCCACCTCTGTGACAGGTTTATAAAGGAGGGGTACCATGTCATTGCCATGGATAACCTCATTACCGGTGATCTGAAGAACATTGAGCACCTGTTCAAGCTGGAGCAGTTCGAATTTTACCACCACGATGTGTCGAAGTTCGTGCACGTGCCGGGCCACCTGGACTACATCCTGCATTTCGCCTCGCCTGCCAGCCCGATCGACTACCTGAAGATACCGATTCAGACACTGAAGGTGGGCTCGCTGGGCACGCACAACCTGCTGGGGCTAGCAAAGGCCAAGCAGGCGCGGATGCTGATCGCCTCCACCTCCGAAGTATACGGCGATCCCCTGGTGCACCCGCAGCAGGAGGACTACTGGGGCAACGTGAACCCGGTGGGCCCGCGAGGCTGTTACGATGAGGCCAAGCGCTTCCAGGAGGCCATCACCATGGCCTATCATATGCACCATGGCTTGGAGACGCGCATTATCCGCATCTTCAACACTTACGGCCCGCGGATGCGCCTGGATGACGGCCGCGTGCTGCCTGCCTTCCTGAGCCAGGCCCTGCGTGGGGAGCCGCTGAGCATTTTCGGCGACGGAAGCCAGACGCGCTCCTTCTGCTATGTGGACGACCTGGTGGAAGGCATTTACCGCCTGCTGCTAAGCGATTACCACCTGCCGGTGAACATCGGCAACCCATCCGAGATCACGATCCGCGAGTTTGCAGAGGAAATCTGCAGGCTAACGGGCGTGGAGCTGAAGGTGGAGTACCAGCCGTTGCCCAAAGACGATCCACAGAAGCGCCAGCCGGACATTTCCCTTGCCAGGGAGGTGCTGGGCTGGGAGCCGAAAGTAGATCGCGCCGAGGGTCTGAAGCGTACGCTGGAGTACTTTAAAGAAGCAATTCTGAGCCCGGAAGAGCAATCGGTTTAA
- a CDS encoding UDP-glucose dehydrogenase family protein: MRIAVVGTGYVGLVTGTCFAEVGIDVTCIDIDVKKIENLKKGILPIYEPGLEEMVARNFQKERLTFSNDLAGSIQGCEAAFIAVGTPPGEDGSADLKYVLAVAQGIGQNMTDYLVVVTKSTVPVGTAEKVRKTIEKELEARGVDIPFDVASNPEFLKEGAAIDDFLKPDRIVVGVCSERAEKVMKKLYKPFLMNGHPLIFMDIPSAEMTKYAANAMLATKISFMNDIANLCEIMGADVNMVRKGIGSDVRIGNKFIYPGIGYGGSCFPKDVKALIRTASENGYSMRVLQSVEEVNENQKSVLFNKIYNHFNGELAGKTFALWGLSFKPKTDDMREAPSLVIVQKLLEQGAKVRAYDPVAMKEARHILGDTIEYGKDEYEALIDADALLMITEWPEFRSPNFNVVSKLMKEKVIFDGRNIYEGADMREKGFTYYGIGVKQQVAEVKETV; this comes from the coding sequence ATGAGAATAGCAGTAGTTGGCACTGGATATGTTGGCCTGGTGACGGGGACGTGCTTTGCGGAAGTGGGCATTGACGTGACCTGCATCGATATCGACGTAAAGAAAATAGAGAACCTGAAGAAGGGAATATTACCGATTTACGAGCCGGGGCTGGAGGAGATGGTGGCGCGCAACTTCCAGAAGGAGCGCCTGACGTTCTCCAACGACCTGGCCGGCAGCATACAGGGCTGCGAGGCTGCCTTTATCGCCGTGGGGACCCCTCCGGGCGAGGACGGCTCGGCTGACCTGAAGTACGTGCTGGCCGTGGCCCAGGGCATCGGCCAGAACATGACCGACTACCTGGTGGTGGTGACCAAGAGCACCGTGCCGGTGGGCACCGCCGAGAAAGTGCGCAAGACCATTGAGAAGGAGCTGGAGGCGCGCGGCGTGGACATTCCGTTCGACGTGGCCTCTAACCCGGAGTTCCTCAAGGAGGGCGCCGCCATCGACGATTTCCTCAAGCCGGACCGCATCGTGGTGGGCGTATGCTCCGAGCGTGCCGAGAAGGTGATGAAGAAGCTCTACAAGCCGTTCCTGATGAACGGCCATCCGCTCATCTTCATGGACATCCCATCGGCCGAGATGACCAAGTACGCCGCAAACGCCATGCTGGCCACCAAGATCAGCTTCATGAACGACATCGCCAACCTGTGCGAAATCATGGGCGCCGACGTGAACATGGTGCGTAAGGGCATCGGCTCGGACGTGCGCATCGGCAACAAGTTCATCTACCCGGGCATCGGCTACGGCGGCTCCTGCTTCCCCAAGGACGTGAAGGCGCTCATCCGCACGGCCTCTGAGAACGGCTACAGCATGCGCGTGCTGCAGTCAGTGGAGGAGGTGAACGAGAACCAGAAGTCAGTGCTCTTTAATAAAATATACAACCATTTCAACGGCGAGTTGGCCGGCAAGACTTTCGCGCTGTGGGGCCTGTCCTTCAAGCCGAAGACTGACGACATGCGTGAAGCGCCTTCGCTGGTGATCGTGCAGAAACTGCTGGAGCAGGGCGCCAAGGTGCGCGCCTATGACCCTGTGGCCATGAAAGAGGCCAGGCACATCCTGGGCGACACCATCGAGTACGGCAAGGACGAGTACGAGGCCCTGATCGATGCCGATGCCCTGCTGATGATCACCGAGTGGCCCGAGTTCCGCTCGCCCAATTTCAACGTGGTAAGCAAGCTGATGAAGGAGAAGGTGATTTTCGACGGCCGCAACATCTACGAGGGCGCCGACATGCGCGAGAAGGGCTTTACCTATTACGGCATCGGCGTGAAGCAGCAGGTGGCGGAAGTGAAAGAAACCGTTTAG
- a CDS encoding alpha/beta fold hydrolase, producing the protein MKPNWLDKKEYPFKSHYITLEAGRMHYIDEGEGTPIVMIHGTPAWSFLYRNLIKILSKKYRCIAMDMIGFGLSDKPEDWSYKPRAHAANFEKLMEHLQLQDITLLVHDFGTPIGMAYAINHPDNVRNIVMLNSWTWSLSRHETFPKSSKLLVGPLGQFLHSKLNVSAATLIHDLFEEEENMPEPIKQHYIKALGSPEDHVRNLACARELVGATKWYDELWQERKKIQQIPTLILWGERDKLIHIEALQRWKKFFHECYVIPFEEGGHFLQEDSADEISNYVSNFVQEEKKKHEPVHP; encoded by the coding sequence ATGAAACCAAACTGGCTTGATAAGAAGGAGTATCCCTTTAAGTCACATTATATTACGCTTGAGGCGGGCAGAATGCATTATATCGATGAGGGGGAGGGTACGCCTATTGTGATGATACACGGCACTCCGGCCTGGTCGTTCCTGTACCGCAACCTGATCAAGATCCTATCTAAAAAGTACCGCTGCATTGCGATGGACATGATTGGGTTTGGCCTTTCAGACAAGCCGGAAGACTGGAGTTACAAGCCACGGGCGCATGCGGCGAACTTTGAAAAGCTGATGGAGCACCTGCAGTTGCAGGATATAACACTGCTTGTACATGATTTCGGCACCCCCATAGGCATGGCCTATGCCATCAACCATCCCGATAATGTGCGGAACATCGTGATGCTTAATTCCTGGACCTGGTCGCTCTCCAGGCACGAAACCTTCCCCAAATCAAGCAAGCTGCTCGTGGGCCCGTTGGGTCAGTTTTTGCACTCCAAGCTCAATGTATCAGCTGCTACGCTGATTCACGACTTGTTTGAAGAGGAGGAGAATATGCCTGAACCTATCAAGCAGCATTATATAAAAGCCCTGGGAAGCCCTGAAGACCATGTCCGGAACCTGGCTTGCGCGCGGGAACTGGTCGGGGCAACCAAGTGGTACGATGAACTCTGGCAGGAACGCAAAAAGATTCAGCAGATACCGACGCTTATACTTTGGGGAGAGCGAGACAAGCTAATTCACATTGAAGCACTGCAGCGCTGGAAGAAGTTTTTCCATGAGTGCTACGTGATTCCGTTTGAGGAGGGCGGACATTTCCTGCAGGAGGACAGCGCAGACGAAATATCAAACTATGTAAGCAACTTCGTACAGGAAGAAAAGAAGAAGCATGAGCCTGTACATCCATAA